The DNA region GGGTTCCAACGGTTGGAGGAGAGCTAAGGATATGCGATGAATATAAGCACAATCCATTGGTTAATGTAATGGCAGTAGGCGTGGGAAAGGAAGAGCATCTCCTACCATCCAGAGCAACATCTCCCGAGGAGGTAATAGTGATATTTGGCGCCCCAACGGGAAGAGACGGCATAGGAGGAGCCTCCTTCGCCTCGAGAGAACTTCAGGAGGAGGAAGAGAAGATACATATACAGGTTGGAGATCCCTTTATGGAAAAGCTCCTTATTGAGGCTTTTCTCAAGATGAACGAAGAGGGACTACTAAGCGGCGCTCAGGATCTCGGAGCGGGAGGCGTTCTTTCCGCAACGAGCGAGCTCATGAGCAAGGGGAATCTCGGTGGAAACGTATACTTAGATAGAGTTCCCCTAAGAGAACCCGATATGGACGGCTGGGAAATATTGATCAGCGAAAGTCAAGAAAGGATGGCAGTCGTGGCAAAGCGCGAAAATGTGAAAAGGATACTCGAGATAGCGAGAGATTTTTCCCTCTATGGAAGCGTCATTGCAGAGCTTAACGAGACCGGCATATATAGAGCCATATTTAAGGGGGAAACAATCCTCGAGGTCCCGGTTAAGCTTCTAACGGAAGCTCCTTTCGAGCCGGCAGTGGAATACGAACCCTCACCGATTCCTAACTTTGATGAGACGAAAATCTCGTTCAGGGAAGTTGATGCCCACGAGGTTTTCGAGCAGTACGACTACATGGTAGGAACGGATACGGTTATACCTCCGGGAAGCGGACCCGCTCTAATGAGAATAAAGGGATCGAAGATAGGATATATAGTAGCTATAACCTCGCGAGCAGACCTCGCCTATATAGATCCATATTGGGGAGCGTATATAGCGGTTATGGAGGCAGCGAGAAAGATCTACTCTCTTGGAGGAGAACCCCTTGGAATAACAAACGGCGTAAACTATGGAGATCCAGACATAGATCCGCTGGGACTTGCGGGAACGATGATGGGACTAAAAAGAGGCGCAGAGGAGCTTAAAATTCCGGTGGTTTCGGGAAATGCCTCGCTTTACAACACCTTTAAGGGAAAGGGAATACCCCCCACGCTCATCATCGGCATGTTAGGCAAGGTCGAAGACGTCGAAAAAGCACCTAAGGGGTTCAAACCATCGAGAATATACGCTATGGGCTGGGAGAGCTTTGACCCTCAGAGGGAAAAGCTGCTTCATAGAGCAATAAAATATTGTGCTCAACGGGGCTTCAAGGTCTACAGCTCCTCCTCTCTCTTAACGAAAACCATTAAAAATACGATTTCAAGAGCAGGATTATCTATGGAAATATGGACGCACCCCAAGCTAAGTAAAGCCCACCAGATGGTACTCGTGTTCGCAGATGAGCCTCTCGAAACCATAGCCCCACCGGTGGTGGAGGTGGGAAAGATTTGCTAAGGGAAGCCTGCGGAATAGCTGGGGTATGGAATGTGAAAGAAGCTTACAATATTCTACATGACATACTGCTGGGACTCCAGCACAGAGGGCAGGAGAGCGTTGGAATAGTCGTAGGAGAGTTTGAAGCAATTAAAGGCATGGGAATGGTAGAAGAAGTCATAAAGCCGGAAAAGTTTATCCCTGGAAACAGGGGAATAGGACATGTTCGCTACTCCACCGTTGGGAAAAGCGCCCCGAGAAACATTCAGCCGATTATAGCCCAAACGAGGAGAGGACTCATGGGAGTGGCTCACAATGGAACTATTCCGGATGCCGATTACTGGAAAAACTGGCTTATGGGAAGAGGAAGCATCTTCCTTACCGAAACCGACTCCGAGCTCTTTCTCCATCTCATATCATCCTCACCCTTCGAAAAGGCACAGGACTCCGTGGTGTGGGCTTTAAGGGAGATAAAGTGCGCATATTCTCTGATCTTCTATCACGAGGAGTTTATCGCCATAGCGAGAGACGGTTTTGGCTTAAGGCCTCTTTTCTGGGGAAAATACGAAGATGGATACGTAATGGCTTCCGAAGACGCTCCTCTTAAAGTTATTGGAGCGAAAAACATTAAGGAAGTTCCCCCAGGCACGGTTATCTTCTTCGAGAATGGAAAGGCTCCCTACTCCGTGAGTTTCTCTTCCCTTCCCAAGAAACCCTGCTCCTTCGAGTATATTTATTTCGCGCGACCCGATTCCACCTTTGATGGATTGAACATCCATAAAGCC from Synergistota bacterium includes:
- the purL gene encoding phosphoribosylformylglycinamidine synthase subunit PurL — translated: MRYLEKLRKALGREPTFVELQAFGITWSEHCGYCHTKEYIKRLPGVSRELNAGIVRLGGGYVAAFKVESHNHPSAVEPYNGAATGVGGIIRDILAMGVRPTAILDSLHMSEINQGIISGISDYGNSIGVPTVGGELRICDEYKHNPLVNVMAVGVGKEEHLLPSRATSPEEVIVIFGAPTGRDGIGGASFASRELQEEEEKIHIQVGDPFMEKLLIEAFLKMNEEGLLSGAQDLGAGGVLSATSELMSKGNLGGNVYLDRVPLREPDMDGWEILISESQERMAVVAKRENVKRILEIARDFSLYGSVIAELNETGIYRAIFKGETILEVPVKLLTEAPFEPAVEYEPSPIPNFDETKISFREVDAHEVFEQYDYMVGTDTVIPPGSGPALMRIKGSKIGYIVAITSRADLAYIDPYWGAYIAVMEAARKIYSLGGEPLGITNGVNYGDPDIDPLGLAGTMMGLKRGAEELKIPVVSGNASLYNTFKGKGIPPTLIIGMLGKVEDVEKAPKGFKPSRIYAMGWESFDPQREKLLHRAIKYCAQRGFKVYSSSSLLTKTIKNTISRAGLSMEIWTHPKLSKAHQMVLVFADEPLETIAPPVVEVGKIC
- the purF gene encoding amidophosphoribosyltransferase; translation: MLREACGIAGVWNVKEAYNILHDILLGLQHRGQESVGIVVGEFEAIKGMGMVEEVIKPEKFIPGNRGIGHVRYSTVGKSAPRNIQPIIAQTRRGLMGVAHNGTIPDADYWKNWLMGRGSIFLTETDSELFLHLISSSPFEKAQDSVVWALREIKCAYSLIFYHEEFIAIARDGFGLRPLFWGKYEDGYVMASEDAPLKVIGAKNIKEVPPGTVIFFENGKAPYSVSFSSLPKKPCSFEYIYFARPDSTFDGLNIHKARFNMGKKLFEETKLSGDIVIPVLDSGISGALGFSSASGIPIDLGLMRNRYLGRSFIMPAKRGETVRRKLLPIPEVISGKRVIVIDDSIVRGTTMSIIVSMLKESGAKEVYVAIHSPPVRFSCYYGIDTARRGELAASSVSVDDLKRRVGADELVYLSIEGLKEALEGRNACFACFDGRYPHEKDSGISIRQRNEL